From Bacillus basilensis, a single genomic window includes:
- a CDS encoding Mrp/NBP35 family ATP-binding protein: MVTKEQVVEALEGIVDPFLHKTLKETGAIKEVTVKPEKEHVSVKIAIVKTGTAEQMQLQSGIVKLVKELGAATVGLRFAEFTEEELAQFAPEQEEEQNESLLSPNSKTTFLAVASGKGGVGKSTVSVNLAIALARLGKKVGIIDADIYGFSVPDMMGIEKRPVVRGDKIIPVERLGVKVISMGFFVEDNAPVIWRGPMLGKMLNHFFTEVEWGDLDYLVLDLPPGTGDVALDLHSMLPACKEIIVTTPHPTAAFVAARAGAMALRTEHSILGVVENMAYFESKTTGEKEYVFGRGGGDKLATELQTEVLGRIPLQQPDWNKEDFAPSVYEDTHTTGLIYRTIAETVIDKTAVAQK; the protein is encoded by the coding sequence ATGGTAACGAAAGAGCAAGTAGTGGAAGCGTTAGAAGGGATTGTAGATCCGTTTTTACATAAAACGTTAAAAGAAACAGGTGCAATTAAAGAGGTAACAGTCAAGCCTGAGAAGGAACATGTAAGTGTTAAAATTGCAATTGTAAAAACCGGTACTGCGGAACAAATGCAGTTGCAATCTGGAATTGTAAAATTAGTAAAAGAACTAGGGGCAGCAACAGTAGGGCTTCGCTTTGCAGAATTTACAGAAGAGGAATTAGCTCAGTTTGCACCGGAACAGGAAGAAGAGCAAAATGAATCTTTATTGTCACCAAATTCAAAAACGACATTTTTAGCAGTAGCGAGTGGAAAAGGTGGAGTCGGAAAATCAACAGTTTCTGTTAACCTTGCCATTGCTTTAGCTCGTCTAGGGAAAAAGGTTGGTATAATTGATGCCGATATTTATGGTTTTAGCGTACCAGATATGATGGGGATAGAAAAACGTCCTGTTGTAAGAGGAGATAAAATAATTCCAGTGGAGCGTCTAGGTGTAAAGGTAATCTCAATGGGATTCTTTGTAGAAGATAATGCACCGGTTATTTGGAGAGGGCCTATGCTTGGGAAAATGTTAAATCATTTCTTTACAGAAGTGGAGTGGGGCGATTTAGACTATTTAGTTTTAGATTTACCACCGGGTACAGGTGATGTTGCGCTAGATTTACATTCAATGTTGCCGGCTTGTAAAGAGATTATTGTAACAACGCCGCATCCAACAGCGGCATTTGTAGCAGCGCGTGCTGGAGCTATGGCTTTACGTACAGAACATAGTATTCTTGGTGTTGTTGAAAATATGGCTTATTTCGAAAGTAAAACAACCGGTGAAAAAGAATATGTGTTCGGAAGAGGTGGAGGAGATAAATTAGCTACAGAACTTCAAACAGAAGTACTTGGCAGAATCCCTCTTCAACAACCCGATTGGAATAAAGAAGACTTTGCACCGTCAGTATATGAAGATACACATACGACAGGTCTTATTTATCGCACGATAGCTGAGACAGTAATTGATAAAACAGCTGTTGCACAAAAATAA
- the cdaA gene encoding diadenylate cyclase CdaA, producing the protein MPFEDTTILKYLSTVLDIAVVWFIIYKLILIIRGTKAVQLLKGITVIIVVRMISIFLELHTLYWLTEQVLTWGFLAVIIIFQPELRRALEQLGRGSLFSRVGTQEDDEPEIVATAIAKATEYMGKRRIGALITLSKETGMGDYVETGIPLNANVSSELLINIFIPNTPLHDGAVIMQGSTIKAAACYLPLSESPFISKELGTRHRAAMGVSEVTDSITVVVSEETGQISLTKNGKLHRDLKTEQLKDMLLAEFSANEKTTSSSLWNWRRKRHG; encoded by the coding sequence ATGCCTTTTGAAGATACGACCATTTTGAAATATCTTAGTACGGTATTAGATATTGCCGTTGTATGGTTTATTATATATAAGCTAATTCTCATAATCCGGGGGACGAAAGCTGTTCAACTTTTAAAAGGGATTACAGTTATTATTGTCGTTCGGATGATCAGTATTTTCCTTGAATTGCATACGCTATATTGGCTAACTGAACAAGTATTAACGTGGGGATTTTTAGCCGTTATTATTATTTTCCAGCCAGAATTACGAAGAGCGCTTGAGCAGCTAGGACGCGGGAGCCTGTTTTCTCGTGTTGGGACTCAAGAGGATGATGAACCTGAAATCGTTGCAACAGCGATAGCGAAAGCAACGGAATATATGGGGAAACGTAGAATAGGTGCATTAATTACTTTGTCAAAAGAGACCGGTATGGGTGATTATGTGGAAACGGGTATTCCGCTAAATGCAAACGTATCATCGGAATTACTCATTAATATTTTCATTCCTAATACACCTCTTCACGACGGAGCAGTAATTATGCAAGGAAGTACCATTAAAGCAGCAGCATGTTATCTGCCGTTATCGGAAAGTCCATTTATCTCTAAGGAGTTAGGAACTAGGCATCGCGCTGCAATGGGAGTTAGTGAAGTTACGGATAGTATTACAGTAGTTGTGTCGGAAGAAACAGGCCAAATTTCTTTAACGAAAAATGGTAAGTTGCATCGTGATTTGAAGACAGAACAACTGAAAGATATGTTGTTAGCTGAGTTTAGTGCGAACGAAAAAACGACTTCTTCGTCTTTATGGAATTGGAGGAGAAAGCGTCATGGATAA
- the pdaB gene encoding polysaccharide deacetylase family sporulation protein PdaB, whose protein sequence is MFFFFITSKRNFKHISLIVILSLFTAWLLFLKTYSHESAFSTATGPKVIYKGDTSKKQVAFTFDISWGDKKAIPILDTLKEKDIKNATFFLSAAWAERHPDVVERIIKDGHEIGSMGYNYTSYTSLETNEIRRDLLRAQDVFTKLGVKQVKLLRPPSGDFNKATLKIAESLGYTIVHWSNNSNDWKNPGVNNIVSTVSNNLKGGDIVLLHASDSALQTNKALPLLLQKLKSDGYEQISVSQLISNTSTKSEDVQ, encoded by the coding sequence ATGTTTTTCTTTTTTATTACGAGTAAAAGAAACTTTAAACACATTAGCTTAATAGTGATACTTTCCTTATTCACAGCATGGCTACTCTTTTTGAAAACATATTCACATGAGTCTGCTTTTTCAACTGCTACAGGACCTAAAGTTATTTACAAAGGCGACACCTCTAAAAAACAAGTTGCATTCACGTTTGATATTAGTTGGGGAGACAAAAAAGCAATTCCAATCCTTGATACACTTAAAGAAAAGGACATTAAGAATGCAACCTTCTTCCTTTCTGCTGCATGGGCAGAAAGACACCCTGATGTTGTTGAACGCATCATAAAAGATGGACATGAAATCGGTAGTATGGGTTATAATTACACATCCTACACTTCTCTAGAGACAAATGAAATACGAAGAGATCTTTTGCGAGCACAAGATGTTTTTACAAAACTCGGTGTGAAACAAGTCAAGCTATTGCGTCCACCTAGTGGAGACTTTAACAAAGCAACACTTAAAATAGCAGAATCACTCGGATACACTATCGTTCATTGGAGTAATAACTCAAACGACTGGAAAAACCCTGGTGTAAACAATATCGTTTCCACTGTCTCTAACAATTTGAAAGGTGGAGATATCGTCTTATTACACGCATCCGATTCTGCTCTTCAAACAAATAAAGCTTTACCACTGCTCCTACAAAAATTAAAGAGTGATGGATATGAACAAATATCAGTATCACAACTTATTTCCAACACAAGTACAAAAAGTGAAGATGTACAGTAA
- the kbaA gene encoding KinB signaling pathway activation protein KbaA, with product MNSRKWVRLFFTTLFLGGISTVIIGFVLEWDKYAKFFQNFDGKEILAVSFWLMGVGFIFSVISQMGFFAYLTIHRFGLGMFRSSSLWNAVQLFFIAFVLFDFVYLRSVLIANGEVSLGNNILVAGMLFVFGAIVAYVKSKETNKKAFVPALFFMVVVTILEWVPALRINDTDWLYLMVIPLLLCNAYQLLILHRLIGKTSKSA from the coding sequence GTGAATAGCCGCAAGTGGGTACGACTATTTTTTACGACGTTGTTTCTTGGTGGGATTAGTACGGTCATTATTGGGTTTGTTTTGGAGTGGGACAAGTACGCTAAATTTTTTCAAAATTTCGACGGAAAGGAGATTTTAGCAGTTTCCTTTTGGTTGATGGGTGTAGGATTTATTTTTAGTGTTATAAGTCAAATGGGGTTCTTTGCCTATTTAACAATCCATCGTTTTGGGCTAGGTATGTTTCGATCATCTTCTTTATGGAATGCAGTACAGCTTTTCTTTATTGCATTTGTTTTATTTGATTTCGTGTATTTAAGATCCGTACTGATTGCAAATGGGGAAGTTTCATTAGGGAATAACATACTTGTTGCTGGAATGTTATTTGTGTTCGGAGCAATTGTTGCTTATGTAAAGAGTAAAGAAACGAATAAAAAGGCATTTGTGCCTGCTTTGTTCTTTATGGTTGTTGTAACAATTCTCGAATGGGTACCAGCGCTTCGGATTAATGATACCGATTGGTTATATTTAATGGTTATACCGCTATTATTATGTAATGCATATCAGTTACTTATATTACATCGTTTAATTGGGAAAACGAGTAAGTCGGCCTAA
- the rpsI gene encoding 30S ribosomal protein S9 gives MAQVQYYGTGRRKSSVARVRLVPGEGRVIINGRDFENYIPFAALREVVKQPLVATETLGNYDVLVNVNGGGYTGQAGAIRHGISRALLKADPEYRLTLKRAGLLTRDARMKERKKYGLKGARRAPQFSKR, from the coding sequence TTGGCACAGGTTCAATACTATGGCACTGGACGTCGTAAGAGTTCAGTAGCGCGCGTACGCCTAGTTCCAGGCGAAGGACGCGTTATCATTAACGGTCGTGATTTTGAAAACTATATCCCATTTGCTGCATTACGTGAAGTAGTGAAACAACCTCTAGTTGCAACAGAAACTTTAGGTAACTACGATGTACTTGTAAACGTAAATGGTGGTGGATACACTGGTCAAGCTGGTGCTATTCGTCACGGTATTTCTCGCGCTTTATTAAAAGCTGATCCAGAATACCGTCTAACACTAAAACGTGCAGGTCTATTGACTCGTGACGCACGTATGAAAGAGCGTAAAAAATACGGTCTTAAAGGCGCACGTCGTGCACCTCAGTTCTCAAAACGTTAA
- a CDS encoding glycerate kinase produces MKVVIASDSYKESLKAIEVCEAIERGFGAIFPKAEYVKIPIGDGGEGTVDSLVDATGGRITSLHVTGPLRERVQAFYGMSKDKKTAFIEMAAASGLQHVPVKKRNPLVTTTKGTGELILHALDEGAEHIILGLGGSATNDGGAGMLSALGVRFINGKGEVIDPSGGTLHSIVAIDFARMDSRLTHIKIEAACDVDNPLVGIRGASLVFGQQKGANAEMMKELDENLKHYAHILKQYLSCDVSKIPGAGAAGGMGAAVIAVLKGNLRRGIEIVLDYTKFDKYIEGADLIITGEGRIDEQTAYGKAPVGVAERAKHFHIPVVAIGGSVSPNYTAVHEKGIDAVFSITASPMTLEEAYKVAAENIEMTAKNIAAVWKIASEKHS; encoded by the coding sequence GTGAAAGTTGTTATTGCATCTGATTCATATAAAGAAAGCTTAAAAGCTATAGAAGTATGTGAGGCTATTGAAAGAGGTTTTGGAGCAATTTTCCCTAAAGCAGAGTATGTAAAAATACCAATTGGAGATGGAGGTGAAGGAACGGTTGATTCACTTGTCGATGCCACAGGGGGAAGGATTACATCACTTCATGTGACAGGACCGCTTAGAGAACGTGTACAAGCCTTTTACGGTATGTCTAAAGATAAAAAGACAGCGTTTATTGAAATGGCAGCAGCATCAGGGTTACAACATGTTCCAGTTAAAAAGCGAAATCCACTTGTTACAACGACAAAAGGAACAGGAGAACTTATACTACATGCGCTAGATGAAGGAGCTGAGCACATTATTTTAGGACTTGGAGGAAGTGCTACAAATGATGGAGGAGCAGGTATGTTGTCAGCTTTAGGAGTCAGGTTTATAAATGGAAAAGGGGAAGTAATAGATCCATCTGGAGGAACGTTACATTCAATTGTCGCTATTGATTTTGCGCGAATGGACTCACGCTTAACGCATATAAAGATAGAAGCAGCATGTGATGTAGATAATCCGTTAGTTGGAATAAGGGGAGCATCTCTTGTATTTGGGCAGCAAAAGGGTGCGAATGCAGAGATGATGAAAGAGCTGGATGAGAATTTAAAGCATTATGCGCACATCCTTAAACAATACTTATCTTGCGACGTATCTAAAATACCTGGCGCAGGGGCTGCAGGAGGTATGGGAGCAGCTGTTATAGCAGTATTAAAGGGAAACTTGCGGAGAGGAATTGAAATTGTATTAGATTATACAAAATTTGATAAGTATATAGAAGGAGCAGATTTAATTATAACTGGTGAAGGTAGAATAGATGAACAAACAGCATATGGAAAGGCTCCTGTAGGTGTTGCGGAGCGTGCGAAGCATTTTCACATTCCTGTTGTTGCTATTGGAGGATCTGTGTCTCCAAATTACACTGCTGTTCATGAAAAGGGAATTGATGCAGTATTTAGTATTACAGCGAGTCCGATGACTTTAGAAGAGGCATATAAAGTAGCAGCAGAGAATATCGAAATGACAGCAAAAAATATTGCTGCAGTGTGGAAAATAGCATCAGAAAAACACTCCTAA
- a CDS encoding energy-coupling factor transporter transmembrane protein EcfT: MQQLIIGRYIPGNSLIHQLDPRTKLLIVFLYVFVVFLANNAISYGFLFLYALIALFFAKVPIRYVLSGLKPILWIFLFTFFLHIFTNKEGEVLFQLGWFSIHEKGLEQGIYISIRFFVIILMTTLLTLTTTPIEITDGLETLLKPLKRIKVPVHEIALMMSISLRFIPTLMDETSKIMKAQASRGIDFAGGPIKDRIKAIISLLVPLFISAFKRAEDLAIAMEARGYQSGEGRTKFRQLRWKISDTVTIISLLCLACILAWVRS; this comes from the coding sequence ATGCAGCAGTTGATTATTGGAAGGTATATTCCAGGGAATTCGCTTATTCATCAACTTGATCCACGTACGAAGCTGCTGATTGTCTTTTTATATGTATTTGTTGTTTTCTTAGCAAATAATGCGATTTCATATGGATTTTTATTTTTATATGCACTCATTGCTTTATTTTTTGCAAAAGTGCCGATTCGTTATGTACTTTCGGGCTTAAAACCAATTCTATGGATTTTTCTTTTTACATTTTTCCTGCATATTTTTACAAATAAAGAAGGGGAAGTACTATTCCAGCTTGGTTGGTTTTCGATACATGAAAAAGGATTAGAGCAAGGGATATACATTTCTATACGATTCTTCGTTATTATTTTAATGACAACATTATTAACGCTAACGACGACACCTATTGAGATTACAGATGGTCTGGAGACGTTATTAAAGCCGTTGAAGCGTATAAAAGTTCCTGTTCATGAAATCGCATTAATGATGTCAATTTCTCTTCGTTTTATCCCGACATTAATGGATGAAACGAGTAAAATAATGAAGGCACAAGCGTCACGTGGTATTGATTTCGCAGGGGGACCGATAAAAGATAGGATAAAAGCTATTATTTCACTACTTGTCCCTCTATTTATTAGTGCTTTTAAGCGTGCAGAGGACTTAGCAATTGCTATGGAAGCTCGTGGATATCAAAGTGGCGAAGGACGTACTAAATTTAGGCAACTACGCTGGAAAATAAGCGATACAGTAACGATTATAAGCTTACTTTGTTTAGCTTGTATTTTGGCATGGGTGCGATCGTAA
- the truA gene encoding tRNA pseudouridine(38-40) synthase TruA has product MDRIKCTVAYDGMHFCGYQIQPQHRTVQQEIEKALQKLHKGELVRVQASGRTDSTVHAKGQVIHFDTPLSLEEWQWSNALNTMLPDDIVIRQVEKKTEEFHARYGVERKEYRYRVLLSKTADVFRRNYVYQYPYPLEINSIRKAIPYFIGTHDFTSFCSAKTDKKDKVRTIYEIELIEQDDELIFRFVGNGFLYNMVRIIVGTLLSVGQGKLDPDSIPEILAKQNRQFAGKMAPGHGLYLWQVNYNN; this is encoded by the coding sequence ATGGATAGAATAAAATGTACGGTTGCATATGATGGCATGCATTTTTGTGGTTATCAAATTCAGCCGCAGCATCGTACTGTTCAACAAGAGATAGAGAAAGCTTTGCAGAAATTGCATAAAGGAGAACTTGTTCGTGTTCAGGCATCGGGCAGGACGGATTCTACCGTTCATGCTAAAGGACAAGTCATACATTTTGATACACCGTTGTCTCTTGAAGAGTGGCAATGGAGTAATGCATTAAACACAATGCTGCCAGATGATATTGTTATCAGACAGGTAGAGAAAAAAACAGAAGAATTTCATGCGCGTTACGGTGTCGAGAGAAAAGAATATCGTTACCGTGTATTATTATCAAAGACTGCGGATGTATTCCGTAGAAATTACGTATATCAATATCCATATCCGCTCGAAATCAATTCTATAAGAAAAGCGATTCCTTATTTTATCGGAACGCATGATTTCACTTCTTTTTGTTCGGCAAAAACTGACAAAAAAGATAAAGTGCGAACAATTTATGAAATTGAGTTAATTGAGCAAGACGATGAATTAATTTTTCGTTTTGTAGGGAATGGATTTTTATATAATATGGTCAGAATTATTGTTGGTACGTTGCTTAGCGTAGGGCAGGGAAAGCTTGATCCTGATAGCATTCCAGAGATTTTGGCGAAACAAAATCGTCAGTTTGCTGGAAAGATGGCTCCAGGTCATGGGCTTTACTTATGGCAGGTAAACTATAACAACTAA
- a CDS encoding YbaK family protein, with translation MNVIVSLQEKQKEKQLKYERKMLRELSLKTLRSNIRDAFQMQELHRQYEDYCIELGIESYLLGARYSKFGYYGESFFDVKYRALEEEQQLTETLFQFLTSMTMREIKLQDEELLFESCQQFIGLWWQEGYEKGERRYRLKLH, from the coding sequence ATGAATGTCATTGTCAGCTTACAAGAAAAACAAAAAGAAAAGCAGTTGAAATATGAACGGAAGATGCTGCGAGAATTATCATTAAAAACATTACGTTCAAATATTAGGGATGCCTTTCAGATGCAGGAACTTCATCGTCAGTATGAAGATTATTGTATTGAATTAGGGATAGAGTCGTATTTATTAGGAGCGAGATACAGTAAGTTTGGTTATTATGGTGAATCATTCTTTGATGTGAAATATAGAGCCTTAGAAGAAGAGCAACAATTAACGGAAACACTATTTCAATTTTTAACGAGCATGACTATGAGGGAAATTAAGTTACAAGATGAGGAATTGCTTTTTGAATCTTGCCAGCAGTTTATCGGCTTATGGTGGCAGGAGGGGTATGAAAAAGGTGAAAGAAGATATCGTTTAAAGCTTCATTAA
- the gerD gene encoding spore germination protein GerD produces the protein MKRMLLVLTSSFLFLVLVACAQEKEAKSELDYDQTKKMIVDILKTDQGKKAIQDVLTDEKMKQALILDETVVKKTIEDAMVSDKGQQFWEKLFKDPEFSSKFAKSMGKEQTTLMKTLLKDPEYQAGVIEIMKNPEVEKMMLQTMKSKEYRQYLQQVLTETAESPLFQAKMIDIISKGVQKAEKSGSDKKEAGGEGGSQDGKKEQQ, from the coding sequence ATGAAACGGATGCTGCTCGTTTTGACTTCTTCTTTTCTATTTCTTGTACTTGTAGCATGTGCACAAGAAAAAGAAGCAAAGTCCGAACTTGATTATGATCAAACAAAGAAAATGATTGTTGATATTTTAAAAACCGATCAAGGTAAGAAAGCCATTCAAGATGTGTTAACTGATGAAAAAATGAAACAAGCACTCATACTAGATGAAACAGTAGTAAAGAAAACGATTGAAGATGCAATGGTATCCGACAAAGGGCAACAATTCTGGGAAAAGCTCTTTAAAGACCCTGAGTTCTCATCAAAATTTGCTAAAAGTATGGGGAAAGAACAAACAACCTTAATGAAAACATTACTAAAAGACCCTGAATACCAAGCAGGCGTTATAGAAATTATGAAAAACCCTGAAGTAGAAAAAATGATGTTACAAACAATGAAGAGCAAAGAATACCGTCAATATTTACAACAAGTACTAACAGAAACTGCTGAAAGCCCACTCTTCCAAGCTAAGATGATTGATATTATTAGTAAAGGTGTACAAAAAGCCGAAAAAAGTGGATCTGATAAGAAAGAAGCAGGCGGCGAGGGTGGTTCCCAAGACGGTAAAAAGGAACAGCAGTAA
- the rplM gene encoding 50S ribosomal protein L13 yields MRTTFMAKANEVERKWYVVDAEGQTLGRLASEVASILRGKNKPTFTPHVDTGDHVIIINAEKIHLTGNKLNDKIYYRHTNHPGGLKQRTALEMRTNYPVQMLELAIKGMLPKGRLGRQVSKKLNVYAGAEHPHQAQKPEVYELRG; encoded by the coding sequence ATGCGTACGACTTTTATGGCAAAAGCTAACGAAGTTGAGCGTAAATGGTATGTGGTTGATGCTGAAGGTCAAACTTTAGGTCGCCTTGCTAGTGAAGTAGCATCCATTTTACGTGGTAAAAACAAACCTACATTTACACCACACGTTGACACGGGTGATCATGTAATTATTATTAACGCTGAGAAAATTCATTTAACAGGTAATAAATTAAACGATAAAATTTACTACCGTCACACTAACCACCCAGGTGGACTTAAACAAAGAACAGCTCTAGAAATGCGTACAAACTACCCTGTACAAATGTTAGAGCTTGCAATTAAAGGCATGCTTCCAAAAGGACGCTTAGGCCGTCAAGTTTCTAAGAAACTAAACGTGTATGCTGGAGCAGAGCATCCACACCAAGCACAAAAACCAGAAGTTTACGAACTTCGCGGATAA
- a CDS encoding energy-coupling factor ABC transporter ATP-binding protein produces the protein MEITFQKVEHRYQYKTPFERRALYDVDVSFPSGGYYAIIGHTGSGKSTMIQHLNGLLQPTSGTVQIGEHFISAGKKEKKLKPLRKKVGVVFQFPEHQLFEETVEKDICFGPTNFGVSVEEAKQKAREAIELVGLEPALLTRSPFELSGGQMRRVAIAGVLAMEPEVLVLDEPTAGLDPKGQNELMEMFYKLHKEKGLTVILVTHNMEDAAKYAQQIVVMHKGTVFLQGSAEEVFSHADELEKIGVDLPMSLKYKRAIEEKFGISIPKATLSLEDLTHEVVQVLRKGGHESCSS, from the coding sequence TTGGAGATTACATTCCAAAAAGTAGAACATCGTTATCAATATAAAACTCCGTTTGAAAGACGCGCACTTTATGATGTGGACGTGTCGTTTCCAAGTGGGGGCTATTATGCCATTATCGGTCATACTGGTTCAGGTAAGTCGACGATGATTCAACATTTAAATGGTTTATTGCAGCCGACAAGTGGTACCGTTCAAATTGGGGAACATTTTATTTCGGCAGGAAAGAAAGAGAAAAAGCTAAAGCCACTACGTAAAAAAGTAGGGGTTGTCTTTCAATTCCCAGAACATCAGTTATTTGAAGAGACTGTGGAGAAAGACATTTGTTTCGGCCCCACTAATTTTGGAGTATCTGTAGAAGAAGCGAAGCAAAAGGCAAGAGAGGCAATTGAACTTGTAGGATTAGAACCAGCACTGTTAACACGTTCGCCATTTGAGTTAAGCGGTGGGCAAATGAGGCGTGTTGCGATAGCAGGCGTACTGGCGATGGAACCTGAAGTGCTTGTCTTAGATGAACCTACAGCTGGACTAGATCCTAAAGGGCAGAATGAACTTATGGAGATGTTTTATAAGCTTCATAAGGAGAAAGGTCTTACAGTTATCCTTGTAACGCATAATATGGAGGATGCTGCTAAGTATGCGCAGCAGATTGTAGTTATGCATAAAGGAACGGTCTTTTTGCAAGGAAGTGCAGAGGAAGTATTTTCACATGCTGATGAACTAGAGAAAATTGGCGTGGATCTTCCTATGTCTTTAAAGTATAAACGTGCGATTGAAGAGAAGTTTGGTATTTCAATTCCAAAGGCTACCTTATCTTTAGAGGATCTTACTCATGAAGTTGTGCAGGTATTACGAAAAGGTGGTCATGAATCATGCAGCAGTTGA
- the rocF gene encoding arginase produces MKKEISVIGVPMDLGQMRRGVDMGPSAIRYAGVVERIEEIGYDVKDMGDICIEREKEVDINTSLRNLTQVATVCNELASKVDHIIEEGRFPLVLGGDHSIAIGTLAGVAKHYKNLGVIWYDAHGDLNTEETSPSGNIHGMSLAASLGYGHPSLVDLYGAYPKVKKENVVIIGARALDEGEKDFIRNEGIKVFSMHEIDRMGMTAVMEETIAYLSHTDGVHLSLDLDGLDPHDAPGVGTPVIGGLSYRESHLAMEMLAEADIVTSAEFVEVNTILDERNRTATTAVALMGSLFGEKLK; encoded by the coding sequence ATGAAAAAAGAAATCTCAGTTATTGGAGTTCCAATGGATTTAGGACAGATGCGTCGTGGAGTTGATATGGGGCCGAGTGCAATCCGTTATGCAGGCGTAGTTGAAAGAATTGAAGAAATTGGATATGACGTTAAAGATATGGGAGATATATGTATAGAGAGAGAAAAAGAAGTAGATATAAATACAAGCTTAAGAAACCTTACACAAGTTGCAACTGTATGTAACGAATTAGCAAGTAAGGTGGATCATATTATAGAAGAGGGACGTTTTCCACTTGTATTAGGTGGTGACCATAGTATCGCTATCGGTACATTAGCTGGTGTTGCGAAACATTATAAAAATTTAGGTGTTATTTGGTATGATGCACATGGCGACTTAAATACAGAAGAAACTTCACCATCTGGAAATATTCACGGTATGTCACTTGCAGCAAGTTTAGGGTATGGACATCCTTCACTTGTAGATTTATACGGGGCATATCCAAAGGTGAAAAAAGAGAATGTTGTAATTATCGGTGCACGAGCATTAGATGAAGGAGAAAAAGACTTCATCCGCAATGAAGGTATTAAAGTATTCTCAATGCACGAGATCGATCGTATGGGTATGACGGCTGTTATGGAAGAAACAATCGCGTATTTATCTCATACTGATGGTGTCCATTTATCATTAGATTTAGATGGTCTTGATCCTCATGATGCACCAGGAGTTGGAACGCCTGTAATTGGTGGCCTATCTTATCGTGAAAGCCATTTAGCAATGGAAATGTTAGCGGAAGCTGATATTGTTACATCTGCTGAGTTTGTTGAGGTAAATACGATTTTAGATGAGCGAAATAGAACAGCAACAACAGCGGTTGCTTTAATGGGTTCTTTATTCGGTGAAAAACTAAAATAA
- the cwlD gene encoding N-acetylmuramoyl-L-alanine amidase CwlD, giving the protein MKRIRIISFALAAVVLFFLVKQEFQITKSWRAWNLPLSGKVIVLDAGHGGPDGGAVGGKDIVEKDITLEITKKVQDYLQEQGALVILTRDGDYDLAQKDTKSYSRRKAEDLKKRVEIINKPDVDFFASIHLNALTSSGSKGAQTFYYRSSIENERAAKFIQAELRTSLENTNRSAKTISHVYLLKYAKTPGALIEAGFLSNVNERYMLNSEKYQQKVAAAVYRGILRYFTEKGNPPE; this is encoded by the coding sequence ATGAAGAGAATTCGAATTATCTCTTTTGCACTCGCTGCGGTTGTTTTGTTTTTTTTAGTCAAACAAGAGTTTCAAATTACAAAATCGTGGCGAGCTTGGAATTTACCCTTATCAGGGAAAGTAATTGTATTAGATGCTGGGCATGGTGGGCCAGACGGAGGGGCTGTTGGTGGAAAGGATATTGTAGAAAAGGATATTACGCTTGAGATTACAAAGAAGGTACAAGATTATTTACAAGAGCAAGGTGCACTAGTCATTTTAACGCGTGATGGAGATTATGATTTAGCTCAGAAAGATACAAAATCATATAGTAGACGTAAAGCAGAGGATTTAAAAAAGCGTGTAGAGATTATTAATAAACCTGATGTAGACTTTTTTGCGAGTATTCATTTAAACGCTTTAACTAGTAGTGGATCGAAAGGCGCACAAACGTTCTATTACCGTTCTTCGATTGAAAATGAACGTGCTGCGAAATTTATACAAGCTGAATTGAGAACGAGTTTAGAGAATACGAATCGTTCTGCTAAAACAATTTCTCATGTGTATTTATTAAAGTATGCGAAAACACCAGGCGCTTTAATTGAAGCTGGATTTTTATCGAATGTAAATGAAAGGTATATGTTAAATTCGGAGAAATATCAGCAAAAGGTAGCGGCTGCAGTATATCGTGGTATATTACGTTATTTCACGGAAAAAGGAAATCCTCCAGAATAA